From a region of the Theobroma cacao cultivar B97-61/B2 chromosome 8, Criollo_cocoa_genome_V2, whole genome shotgun sequence genome:
- the LOC18592271 gene encoding biotin--protein ligase 2 isoform X3: MWLCQSIFCMLVSSRFRLLSPHISFSFLSLKNHTPSRLSFSVAASAMETSSPSALFLCGKSSAETEIAKSLKINNALKLPNGGEVSTHLQSEISNFQLGEEAFNVNLFLNSLSTNRFGRNLIWSPRLPSTHDVVSHNFCELPIGAACVADVQFKGRGRSKNAWESPRGCLMFSFTLEMEDGKIVPLVQYVVSLALTEAIKDICDREGFPCLDVRIKWPNDLYLNGLKVGGILCTSTYKSKKFNVSSGVGLNVDNEKPTTCLNAVLKELSTTSNKFRREDIMAAFFNKFEMLYDIFLNQGFQTLEELYYRTWLHSGQRVIVQEKNEDRIVENVVTIQGLTSSGYLLAIGDDYQMCELHPDGNSFDFFKGLVRRKLE; the protein is encoded by the exons ATGTGGCTTTGCCAAAGCATTTTTTGCATGTTGGTAAGCAGCCGTTTCCGTTTACTTTCTCCCCATATTTCTTTCTCATTCCTCTCCCTGAAAAATCACACCCCGTCAAGGCTTTCTTTCTCCGTCGCAGCCTCAG CCATGGAGACGAGCTCGCCTTCTGCTCTATTTCTATGCGGCAAATCATCTGCCGAAACCGAAATTGCAAAGTCATTAAAAATCAACAACGCTCTTAAGCTTCCAAACGGCGGCGAAGTTTCAACTCATTTACAATCAGAGATTAGCAATTTCCAATTGGGTGAAGAGGCTTTTAATGTCAATTTGTTTCTGAATTCACTCTCGACTAACCGATTCGGTCGGAATCTTATTTGGTCCCCGCGGTTGCCTTCCACGCACGACGTAGTTTCTCA CAATTTTTGTGAGCTTCCAATTGGTGCAGCTTGTGTAGCTGATGTTCAGTTTAAAGGGCGAG GTCGGTCCAAGAATGCGTGGGAGTCTCCGAGGGGATGCCTTATGTTTTCATTTACTTTAGAAATGGAGGATGGAAAAATTGTGCCTTTGGTACAATATGTAGTGTCTCTAGCTCTGACGGAGGCTATAAAGGATATTTGCGATCGGGAA GGCTTCCCATGTCTTGATGTTAGAATCAAGTGGCCAAATGATCTGTACTTAAATGGCCTTAAAGTTGGAGGCATTCTCTGCACATCAACATATAAATCAAAGAAGTTCAATGTCAGTTCTG GTGTAGGTTTGAATGTTGATAATGAGAAACCAACGACATGCTTGAATGCAGTATTAAAAGAGCTGTCTACTACTTCTAACAAATTTAGAAGAGAAGATATCATGGCTGCCTTCTTTAATAAATTTGAGATGTTATatgatattttcttaaatcaaG GATTTCAAACTCTAGAGGAGCTTTACTATAGAACATGGCTTCATAG TGGGCAGAGAGTTATTGTGCAGGAAAAGAATGAGGATAGAATTGTGGAAAATGTGGTCACGATCCAG gGTTTGACATCCTCAGGGTATTTGTTAGCTATTGGTGATGACTATCAAATGTGTGAACTTCATCCTGATGGAAACAG TTTTGACTTCTTCAAAGGACTGGTCAGGAGAAAACTTGAATGA
- the LOC18592271 gene encoding biotin--protein ligase 2 isoform X1 — protein sequence MWLCQSIFCMLVSSRFRLLSPHISFSFLSLKNHTPSRLSFSVAASAMETSSPSALFLCGKSSAETEIAKSLKINNALKLPNGGEVSTHLQSEISNFQLGEEAFNVNLFLNSLSTNRFGRNLIWSPRLPSTHDVVSHNFCELPIGAACVADVQFKGRGRSKNAWESPRGCLMFSFTLEMEDGKIVPLVQYVVSLALTEAIKDICDREGFPCLDVRIKWPNDLYLNGLKVGGILCTSTYKSKKFNVSSGVGLNVDNEKPTTCLNAVLKELSTTSNKFRREDIMAAFFNKFEMLYDIFLNQGFQTLEELYYRTWLHSGQRVIVQEKNEDRIVENVVTIQGLTSSGYLLAIGDDYQMCELHPDGNRYLSFTFFYCRGCDISPSRALEYISSSWKENINTVQNSFF from the exons ATGTGGCTTTGCCAAAGCATTTTTTGCATGTTGGTAAGCAGCCGTTTCCGTTTACTTTCTCCCCATATTTCTTTCTCATTCCTCTCCCTGAAAAATCACACCCCGTCAAGGCTTTCTTTCTCCGTCGCAGCCTCAG CCATGGAGACGAGCTCGCCTTCTGCTCTATTTCTATGCGGCAAATCATCTGCCGAAACCGAAATTGCAAAGTCATTAAAAATCAACAACGCTCTTAAGCTTCCAAACGGCGGCGAAGTTTCAACTCATTTACAATCAGAGATTAGCAATTTCCAATTGGGTGAAGAGGCTTTTAATGTCAATTTGTTTCTGAATTCACTCTCGACTAACCGATTCGGTCGGAATCTTATTTGGTCCCCGCGGTTGCCTTCCACGCACGACGTAGTTTCTCA CAATTTTTGTGAGCTTCCAATTGGTGCAGCTTGTGTAGCTGATGTTCAGTTTAAAGGGCGAG GTCGGTCCAAGAATGCGTGGGAGTCTCCGAGGGGATGCCTTATGTTTTCATTTACTTTAGAAATGGAGGATGGAAAAATTGTGCCTTTGGTACAATATGTAGTGTCTCTAGCTCTGACGGAGGCTATAAAGGATATTTGCGATCGGGAA GGCTTCCCATGTCTTGATGTTAGAATCAAGTGGCCAAATGATCTGTACTTAAATGGCCTTAAAGTTGGAGGCATTCTCTGCACATCAACATATAAATCAAAGAAGTTCAATGTCAGTTCTG GTGTAGGTTTGAATGTTGATAATGAGAAACCAACGACATGCTTGAATGCAGTATTAAAAGAGCTGTCTACTACTTCTAACAAATTTAGAAGAGAAGATATCATGGCTGCCTTCTTTAATAAATTTGAGATGTTATatgatattttcttaaatcaaG GATTTCAAACTCTAGAGGAGCTTTACTATAGAACATGGCTTCATAG TGGGCAGAGAGTTATTGTGCAGGAAAAGAATGAGGATAGAATTGTGGAAAATGTGGTCACGATCCAG gGTTTGACATCCTCAGGGTATTTGTTAGCTATTGGTGATGACTATCAAATGTGTGAACTTCATCCTGATGGAAACAGGTATCTTTcgtttacttttttttattgcagAGGTTGCGACATCTCCCCATCTAGGGCTTTAGAATATATATCCAGTAGCtggaaagaaaatattaacaCAGTTCAGAAttcatttttctaa
- the LOC18592271 gene encoding biotin--protein ligase 2 isoform X2 — MWLCQSIFCMLVSSRFRLLSPHISFSFLSLKNHTPSRLSFSVAASAMETSSPSALFLCGKSSAETEIAKSLKINNALKLPNGGEVSTHLQSEISNFQLGEEAFNVNLFLNSLSTNRFGRNLIWSPRLPSTHDVVSHNFCELPIGAACVADVQFKGRGRSKNAWESPRGCLMFSFTLEMEDGKIVPLVQYVVSLALTEAIKDICDREGFPCLDVRIKWPNDLYLNGLKVGGILCTSTYKSKKFNVSSGVGLNVDNEKPTTCLNAVLKELSTTSNKFRREDIMAAFFNKFEMLYDIFLNQVGRELLCRKRMRIELWKMWSRSRKSSCKVSWVKVNNALKSIFISNFRPEYTVCFSRALVFAFAYLWEKRMEILRVKGIANDLVVT; from the exons ATGTGGCTTTGCCAAAGCATTTTTTGCATGTTGGTAAGCAGCCGTTTCCGTTTACTTTCTCCCCATATTTCTTTCTCATTCCTCTCCCTGAAAAATCACACCCCGTCAAGGCTTTCTTTCTCCGTCGCAGCCTCAG CCATGGAGACGAGCTCGCCTTCTGCTCTATTTCTATGCGGCAAATCATCTGCCGAAACCGAAATTGCAAAGTCATTAAAAATCAACAACGCTCTTAAGCTTCCAAACGGCGGCGAAGTTTCAACTCATTTACAATCAGAGATTAGCAATTTCCAATTGGGTGAAGAGGCTTTTAATGTCAATTTGTTTCTGAATTCACTCTCGACTAACCGATTCGGTCGGAATCTTATTTGGTCCCCGCGGTTGCCTTCCACGCACGACGTAGTTTCTCA CAATTTTTGTGAGCTTCCAATTGGTGCAGCTTGTGTAGCTGATGTTCAGTTTAAAGGGCGAG GTCGGTCCAAGAATGCGTGGGAGTCTCCGAGGGGATGCCTTATGTTTTCATTTACTTTAGAAATGGAGGATGGAAAAATTGTGCCTTTGGTACAATATGTAGTGTCTCTAGCTCTGACGGAGGCTATAAAGGATATTTGCGATCGGGAA GGCTTCCCATGTCTTGATGTTAGAATCAAGTGGCCAAATGATCTGTACTTAAATGGCCTTAAAGTTGGAGGCATTCTCTGCACATCAACATATAAATCAAAGAAGTTCAATGTCAGTTCTG GTGTAGGTTTGAATGTTGATAATGAGAAACCAACGACATGCTTGAATGCAGTATTAAAAGAGCTGTCTACTACTTCTAACAAATTTAGAAGAGAAGATATCATGGCTGCCTTCTTTAATAAATTTGAGATGTTATatgatattttcttaaatcaaG TGGGCAGAGAGTTATTGTGCAGGAAAAGAATGAGGATAGAATTGTGGAAAATGTGGTCACGATCCAG GAAAAGTTCTTGTAAAGTCTCTTGGGTAAAAGTAAACAATGCCTTGAAGAGCAtcttcatttcaaatttcagACCAGAATATACAGTTTGTTTCTCTCGAGCTTTAGTCTTTGCCTTCGCATATCTGTGGGAGAAGAGAATGGAAATTCTTAGAGTAAAGGGTATAGCCAATGATCTTGTAGTAACTTAG
- the LOC18592271 gene encoding biotin--protein ligase 1, chloroplastic isoform X4: MWLCQSIFCMLVSSRFRLLSPHISFSFLSLKNHTPSRLSFSVAASAMETSSPSALFLCGKSSAETEIAKSLKINNALKLPNGGEVSTHLQSEISNFQLGEEAFNVNLFLNSLSTNRFGRNLIWSPRLPSTHDVVSHNFCELPIGAACVADVQFKGRGRSKNAWESPRGCLMFSFTLEMEDGKIVPLVQYVVSLALTEAIKDICDREGFPCLDVRIKWPNDLYLNGLKVGGILCTSTYKSKKFNVSSGVGLNVDNEKPTTCLNAVLKELSTTSNKFRREDIMAAFFNKFEMLYDIFLNQGFQTLEELYYRTWLHSGQRVIVQEKNEDRIVENVVTIQEKFL; this comes from the exons ATGTGGCTTTGCCAAAGCATTTTTTGCATGTTGGTAAGCAGCCGTTTCCGTTTACTTTCTCCCCATATTTCTTTCTCATTCCTCTCCCTGAAAAATCACACCCCGTCAAGGCTTTCTTTCTCCGTCGCAGCCTCAG CCATGGAGACGAGCTCGCCTTCTGCTCTATTTCTATGCGGCAAATCATCTGCCGAAACCGAAATTGCAAAGTCATTAAAAATCAACAACGCTCTTAAGCTTCCAAACGGCGGCGAAGTTTCAACTCATTTACAATCAGAGATTAGCAATTTCCAATTGGGTGAAGAGGCTTTTAATGTCAATTTGTTTCTGAATTCACTCTCGACTAACCGATTCGGTCGGAATCTTATTTGGTCCCCGCGGTTGCCTTCCACGCACGACGTAGTTTCTCA CAATTTTTGTGAGCTTCCAATTGGTGCAGCTTGTGTAGCTGATGTTCAGTTTAAAGGGCGAG GTCGGTCCAAGAATGCGTGGGAGTCTCCGAGGGGATGCCTTATGTTTTCATTTACTTTAGAAATGGAGGATGGAAAAATTGTGCCTTTGGTACAATATGTAGTGTCTCTAGCTCTGACGGAGGCTATAAAGGATATTTGCGATCGGGAA GGCTTCCCATGTCTTGATGTTAGAATCAAGTGGCCAAATGATCTGTACTTAAATGGCCTTAAAGTTGGAGGCATTCTCTGCACATCAACATATAAATCAAAGAAGTTCAATGTCAGTTCTG GTGTAGGTTTGAATGTTGATAATGAGAAACCAACGACATGCTTGAATGCAGTATTAAAAGAGCTGTCTACTACTTCTAACAAATTTAGAAGAGAAGATATCATGGCTGCCTTCTTTAATAAATTTGAGATGTTATatgatattttcttaaatcaaG GATTTCAAACTCTAGAGGAGCTTTACTATAGAACATGGCTTCATAG TGGGCAGAGAGTTATTGTGCAGGAAAAGAATGAGGATAGAATTGTGGAAAATGTGGTCACGATCCAG GAAAAGTTCTTGTAA
- the LOC18592272 gene encoding histone-lysine N-methyltransferase ASHR1: MEQLQASLQARGLSVSNLPDKGRSLVTTKDFYPGEVIISQEPYVFVPNNSLTESSCDGCFSKSNLKKCSACQVVWYCGSTCQKLEWKLHRLECQALAKLDKERRKSVTPTIRMMVKLYLRRKLQSERVIPVTAIDNYNLVEQLVSHMLDIDEKQLVLYAQMANLVNLILGCPDIDIKEIAENFSKIACNAHTICDSELRPLGTGLYPVISIINHSCLPNSVLVFEGRLALVRAVQHIPKDAEILISYIETATSTITRQKTLKEQYLFTCTCPCCIKVGQHDDIQESAILEGYRCRDNRCSGFLLRESDDKGFVCQQCGLTRNKEEIRKKSRDIKALLDKAPKSTSSGNPQDAMILYKNIEKLQKEVCHPFSISLMRTWEKLHEILVQLEEWKEALTFCRLTIPVYERVYPGFHPLLGLQYYSCGKLEWLLGETDDAIKSLTKAVDILRITHGTNTPFMKELLMKLEEARAEASYTLSCKE, encoded by the exons ATGGAGCAATTGCAGGCTTCTCTTCAAGCTCGCGGCTTAAGCGTTTCCAACCTCCCCGATAAAGGCCGCTCTCTCGTCACCACCAAGGATTTCTATCCAG GAGAAGTAATTATAAGCCAAGAGCCATACGTTTTCGTGCCAAACAACTCCTTAACTGAATCAAGTTGCGATGGATGTTTCAGCAAAAGCAATCTCAAGAAGTGCTCGGCTTGTCAGGTTGTTTGGTACTGTGGGAGCACTTGCCAG AAGCTCGAGTGGAAGTTGCATCGACTGGAATGCCAGGCACTTGCTAAGCTTGACAAGGAAAGGAGGAAGTCTGTTACGCCTACTATCCGGATGATGGTGAaactttaccttaggagaAAATTGCAAAGTGAAAGG GTCATCCCTGTTACTGCTATAGACAATTACAATTTGGTGGAGCAATTGGTTTCTC ACATGTTGGATATCGATGAGAAGCAGCTAGTGTTGTACGCACAGATGGCCAACCTTGTTAACTTGATTCTTGGGTGCCCTGACATCGACATAAAAGAGATTGCTGAAAACTTTTCCAAG ATTGCATGTAATGCACATACGATTTGTGACAGTGAATTGAGACCCCTGGGGACAGGATTGTATCCTGTTATTTCCATTATCAACCACAG CTGCTTGCCAAATTCTGTCTTGGTATTTGAGGGAAGGTTGGCTTTAGTACGTGCTGTGCAACATATACCCAAAGATGCTGAG ATATTGATCAGTTATATAGAGACTGCTACAAGTACCATTACTCGGCAAAAGACTCTCAAAGAACAATACCTTTTCACTTGTACATGTCCCTGCTGTATCAAAGTG GGTCAACATGATGATATCCAAGAAAGTGCAATTCTGGAGGGTTATCGGTGCAGGGACAACAGATGCAGTGGCTTCTTGCTTAGAGAATCTG ATGACAAAGGATTTGTTTGCCAACAGTGTGGCCTCACTAGAAACAAGGAAGagataagaaagaaatcaCGTGATATCAAAGCATTGTTGGACAAGGCTCCTAAGTCTACTTCCTCTGGCA ATCCCCAGGATGCCATGATtttgtataaaaatattgaaaaactCCAGAAAGAAGTATGCCATCCTTTTTCAATCAGTTTGATGCGAACTTGGGAAAAACTTCATGAG ATACTAGTGCAGCTGGAAGAGTGGAAAGAAGCTTTGACATTTTGCAGATTAACCATTCCAGTGTATGAAA GGGTCTATCCAGGATTTCATCCTTTACTAGGATTACAATACTACAGTTGTGGAAAGCTTGAGTG GTTGCTTGGAGAGACAGATGACGCTATCAAATCATTGACCAAGGCAGTTGACATACTGAGAATCACTCATGGGACAAACACTCCATTTATGAAAGAACTCTTGATGAAGTTGGAGGAAGCTCGTGCTGAAGCTTCTTACACGCTTTCATGTAAGGAGTAG
- the LOC18592273 gene encoding histone-lysine N-methyltransferase ASHR1 yields the protein MENLELQDFPEAEGLSVSYILPKGRGLFAKKAFTPGEVIIREEPYVNESASPFPVCKGCFESQGLLKCSACQFVWYCGSECQRLDWRLHCISLNIVPSQGLTRRGTILLHLRYV from the exons ATGGAGAATTTGGAGTTGCAGGATTTTCCTGAAGCTGAAGGGTTAAGCGTTTCTTATATTCTACCGAAAGGGCGTGGTCTCTTCGCAAAGAAAGCTTTCACTCCAG GAGAAGTGATCATCAGGGAAGAGCCATATGTTAATGAATCAGCAAGCCCCTTTCCTGTATGCAAGGGATGTTTCGAATCCCAGGGCCTTTTGAAGTGTTCAGCCTGTCAGTTTGTATGGTACTGTGGTAGCGAATGCCag aGGCTTGATTGGAGGTTGCATTGCATAAGCTTGAATATCGTGCCTTCTCAAGGATTGACTAGGCGTGGCACTATTTTGTTACACCTGAGATACGTGTAG